The genomic stretch TTTGATTCCTACTTAACTGAGTACAATGACTTAGACTAATTGATCTACTGGTGACTTCTCGGATTCTGCTTTCGAGATGCACCTATGCTTAActtatgattattaaattttcattttatgtctGTGATCAGTTAACCCTTCCCCCACAATCACAGAATAGTTCTGATGTCCATATTTCCtcaattattattatgaaaaatgtccatttatttttaattaaacacATCTCTGAAACAAACTATATTTTACATTTGCCAGCTTATCACATTCATGTGAGCAAATGTTGCCTCAAAATTCTGGGTCAGAATGATTGATTTTCTTAGAATTCTGAGTAGACCTATTTTCTAGGCAAGTGAATTGTCAGGTAGactaaactgctttttttttttccagtagcattCCAGATAAGTAAATgacattcctttttttgtgtgtgaggcagttggggttaagtgatttgcccagggtcacacagctagtaagtgttaagtgtctgaggctggatttgaactcaggtactcctgaattcagggccggtgctctatccactgcgccacctagctgccccagtaaatgaCATTCTTAAAGAATGAtttacaataataaaatattatttgcctAAAATCATAGCAGCAAGTTATAGGCACAGCATAgaattttaatataaaacaaacaaaaaacattttttccagtCCCATAGCTTCTAAAATAATAAGGTAAGTGGAAGTAGAAAATTTCTAGAATAGTTTCAAAATGTTGACTATCAGATACCAAGGTAAACACAAAAAACTTACaatagggaagtcacttaaccccaattggctcaccccccccccaaaaaaaactaccCCCTCAGATACCACCTATACCTTTCATCTGTAAGAACTATCATTGCTCCTTCACTGAGGCCCAGCCACCCTCATACATATCTAGGATACACTATAAGGATCTGGTAGCCCACTACCCAAATGGTTTTCTCCATATTCAATATAGAGTTGAAGAGACAACCTGCTACATCTTCTTCCTCCACCCtctagggaggaaggaagaattagTCAAAAGTCCTTGAAGCTCATAAGCTGCATCAAAGAGGCATAGGACAGATACTTTAAGAATTCTATAGGTTGCTACTCCCCAGTATGACTATAATTGATCACACAAGTTCTTCACAGAAAACCACCTCGTGGTACAATGAAGGCCTTCTCAGCCTCCAGATTTAGTCCAGGCATAGGAATTCCTAGTTGCAGTTCTCCATACAGATAggaaggtaatctgatatagttgttttatatatatatacaataatatcaaacacatttctccattagtccagaccagaactgaatagaaaattcaatcttaacatacaagactcaagagaagtttaaaaaggtaaacagtcaagaaaaaagttactcaataaggttaaactgtttacattcctacacgggaagataatacttataacttttgagaactgtatatgtatttgggcagacagaaggattagacacagagagtataaatataaactgtctttgatgtgatgatataaagaaaattaaggggttaaaaagggaatttatggggagaagaggaaaggggaggtggaatggggtgaattacatcatatgaagaggtgaaaaaaaactattacaaatagagggaaagaagggaggagtgaacattgtttcaaccctactctcactagatttgattcaaagagggaataacatatacgttcatttggataaagaaaaaacttattttttttttttgcaaaatgtaatttaatgttaaggaaaaaagtattaaacttattttaaatgattaaaaaacccTAACattaaacaaatacagaaaacttGGCATATTATTTACATAAGAGATAATTTAATATTAAGAGGTATAGGGAAAGTACTGCTTTTAACAAGTACTTCcgtctaacaaaaaaaaaattataaaaataaaatataccataATTACTTAAATGAGTTCTAGAGGCACAGGACAAGGTAATTCTTTTAAAGACACATGGAATCAACATACAAAATTACCTATATACCCCCAAAAAGGGGCTGAAATAAATTAATCATTCAAACAAAATATTGGGAATGCATTCTAGAGCTAGAATATAAATTTCACTTTTAACCATAGACCTTTAAATTATAATACTTTTCCCTGGTCATTAAAACTCAAACTGCAATtttcaaaaaatcatttaaatgttAAGTTATCTGTGTAATTCCACAACTTAAACTCAGAGTAGTgttaccaaaaaaagaatctacctaGATTTCAAGCAACTGTCTATTGTCACACTTTTCCAGGTAAAACTCTTTTCGGATACTGGAAATACTTTATGGCTTGCTACATTCTTCATCCACGTTCTGTTTTATTGGTTTGGTGTTTACACATTTATTCTCAATCTAAAACCTTGACTATAAGCCAAGGAGGGAGACAAGCATAATAGCACCCATAAAGTGGGTAAATAATATCAAAGGAGTGAAAAGTGTCCACACAGGCCATAAGGCAATTTTGAAACAAATTCCTGCTAAAATGAGTAGCAGTTGTAAGAGGTATCAGTACCGGATATCTGACATCATACTCTCCAATTCCACAATACCATTCCAGATACAATATGCAGTAAAACACAATAGCTAAGCTTGTGATCAAAAGGCTAATACCAACTAGAAGCCACCCActtgtttgtatgttttctttcacagttttaaaaaattcagcaTAATAGGTCACAACAATGGATGCCAAAATCCAAAAGGCAGAATGGATATTAAGTCTTGGAAGGGGTTTGTCTTTTTTCTGAACAGCTGTAGATTCTTCTGCCTCTGCCCTGTGTCCTCAAACCGCCAAGCCCCCCAGTAAGGACTCGGCCTGCTGCTGGAGCTTGCCCACACCCATTGCCGTTGCCATCTTGGCCCCACGGCAGAAGTCAAGAAACTTAACTTATTcattagggaagtaaaaggttaaggaaaaagtggggaaaatgatagaaggaagggcCAATTGTTTTTAATCAGTGTATAGTAatctgcctctatcaaaagaggataaaagccaagGCCACTCAAATCTCCTGGGTGTCATCTTGGAACATACTCTTTGGCTGTTGGTTAGTGAGcgctctcctcttaggacagggtaggctGGTAGGACATGTGCTCTCTTAGAAATACGACAACAGGGCTTTTCTTAGGCTTGTGCTGAAGTGTCACAAGGtcaaatattttctaatatttaatattaataataaattattactgccaaaatgggtgcagtagccattattatataaatagtcattaatataaaagtaataaatattttagaaaactcaGCCTAtcccccccaataatttagaaaatacaaTATCTATTGTATTGATGTttagagaggcaatgtggtacataaaatcaggaaggcctgatgTCTGGTAAACCTCTTGAATATATGTGCTTGTCTATTGTCCATGAAATTTTCCCCAACTTTAGAGTTAAGTGATTCAACTTCAAACAAATCAGTTTTTTGACTAAAAGAATGGGATTTGATGTTCTTTACCTATTTCTTTAGTAGCTGAAATTAATAGTAATGCAACAAATAGTAGATATTATACAATATGTTCTTATGTATTGTGAACTTGTCCCTTGACCAACATAATAAGTTCAATTGTAATATGATTAAATGGTCAATGAGGTACTAAAAACACTATCTCTAAGCTAAAGGAACCAATCAGCAATGAAAGTTGTTTGATTTTAGGAATTTGCCCCAGATATTGTACATTTGGCTGACTGCCAGCCATGATGGGGCACCCCTAAGCTCATGTTCATGATTTTTTTAGATGATGACCATTTCTAAATGCACATATTCTGTACCATTTGAAATAGGCTCAGAAGATAATATGGGTGCAATTGTGTCTAAAATTAATAGGCTATATAAGTATTTAAGCCTTGCTGTCGTATAAAAACCCCGGGAACCCTAGGCTCCAGATCTTTTGGCAGGCTTATCCCTGCCAGAggctggctttattgtgagatagtcCCTCTCAATAAACATATTTTCTACAGTTTggagactttgtttttctttccttcgtcagacttagaaatttttgtgacactATGTGaaaatctcttaacttctcatTGAACTAGGCAACTTTAAGAAAAACTATAACATTTCCAATCTACATTAGTATAGTGAGTTTACTCATTAGGGAATTCCCTAAAACaattaaatcataggtccaatGCCTTATACTTTATATTCTTAAGACCTCAAAGGGCCTGAAAATcatatagtttaattttttttaattgtaaaggTGTAGCACCTGAAACCAAGAGATGGAAATACTTTCCCAAGGGCACAGTTAATTAATTAAGAGCTAATACTAGAACTGAAGCCTCCTCATTTCCAGTCATCTGTTCTgtgtaagaaaataataagataatcCTGGATAGGCTGAAAGGCATTGTTTCTAGGATCAAATGATAAAACCCATATTCTCTATCATGATGTAATTTGGACAAATATACAGGTCCTCTGAAGGACATTAGATAATCAGGAAAAGTCCTCAGtgtttatttcattatatttgcaTTGTCACAGCTGGCCAATTGACATGTCAGGACCTAGGTCTTTTGCTGGATAAGCACAACAACCCCTCAACTTTCAGGGGGTAGTAAGGGCACAAAGGTTCAGAGATCTAAAATATTCTCATACCTTGCCTCCCATGGTGGCAATAGAGGCAGAGCCCAAAACGGCAGCAGAAGCCACAGAGTGGCTATAAAATCTCtggatttttctaattatttttattattattattattatttttttggtgaggcaattggggttaagtgacttgcccagggtcacacagctagtaagtgtctgagaccggatttgaactcaggtactccagcgctggtgcttatccactgcaccatctagatgcccttgatttttctaattattaataataaaatttctaTAAATTCCTATGTTTCCCTTTTAAGCATAGTTAGCATTTTATTTTGTCACTTACTCATGTACTAATCtcatatttcattctttatttttattttttggtccagacctgagATTTCACTCCCAGTGGAAATTACATTATATATACCAATGCAGACCACCAACTCGTGTAACATATTTTGGTCAGTGCAGACAAGTTAATTGGCTTGTCCATGGTGACTCAGTTAGTGAGATTTGGACTCATgacttgaatctaggttttcctgactacaaagCTAGCATATTAAATATAACtgttatattgttttttttaatctcatgcTGATATATTCTAAGATCCTTAGAGACAAGAAATTCACCATACATAAATGTTattttccccagtgcctagcagagtgctTTGCACCCAATGgataatgaatgcttattgaagtTGGATGAATGAACTTAAAGTGGCACTaaacaaatcatagaatattTATATAAGGTTTTGAGGGTTACAAATACAgtttccttcaaccaattctcTGAGAATTCTGGTTCAACTGTAACCACTCCCATTTTAAATGTGAGGATATTTTCAGCTTCAGTGTTTTGCCCATCCCCAAAGTTGTAAAAATGTGGGTGTCTGAACCCAAATCCACACTTTTTCCATGGCAAGACCAGTATGATGAATATATCCTCAGGTTTCTTTTCATTGACACATTAGACAGGTTTCAAAATCTCCCTTAGAGTAGCCACATAGCAGCCATAGCAACTGTCCTATGGGGCAGCCAAGTTCCCTGTTTTGGACAAGTTGGTTTATAAAGTGAGTGGGGATGGGGATTATGTTTTTCAGTACTTTGGCCTATCATTCCAACAAACCTTTTCCTCAACTGGAGGACAACTCAGTCTTCCCACAGCTGTGTCATCACAATACGTTTCTCTTAACTTGTATTCTTGTTCTAACAATACCAATCCTGTCCTTATGAATACCTGAACTCCTGTTTGCCCACTCTGCTTGAGCTGCTGATGTGGGCCAGGTCCTTTGAGTCTTACTTCCATGTTCTTAAATCTGCTGACACCTTAATCTGCATACCAGACATGGAGTTATAACTCTAGGTATATCATTTTGTGCatgtttttaatttagaattttaaaaagttaaatgagactttgaaaaataaaagttaccCCTGTGTATTCAAAAGCTCTAGACTTGAAATGATGAGACTGGGGTTTGATTTCCCCAAGCTTTATCATTTCCTATTTGTGAGAAAAAGGTCTAATAATATAAGCTTTCTGATTCTTTGCTTCCTAAcctaagaaatggaaaaaaatcatgtttaTTCTACAAAGCTGATAGAAAagttgtgagaaaagtgttttataaatcatatgtagatatagatgcacacatgtgtgtgtgtgcgtgtgtgtatgtaattaTGGGTTTTCAAAAACTATATTTAACTTCagttttatgattctttttttcctttcaagtaaaaatgtacaaaggaggaaattaaaaattaattacagggccagctaagtggtgcagtggataaaagcatcggccctggattcaggagtacctgagttcaaatccggcctcagacacttgacacttactagctgtgtgaccctgggcaagtcacttaacccccactgcctagcaaaaaaataataataataattacagttTGTAAAACCTTGAAGTGTTTCCTAAAAATATGGCCTTTGGATTTAATCTAAAATATTCAAATGGACAACTGACATTATTGATCATTTACATTAAGAGCCATATGTGGGGCAGAGCAATGATGGTAGAGAAAAGctaggaagctgcctgagctttcccgtgtttccctcaaaaacaacattaaatcaagcctctaaacaaattttggaaaaacagaacctacaaaaagatagagacacaatcctacttgagataatttagaagacttcaggaaaggtctgtctcacctgggtaaaaggggaagGCGGGCCAGTCAACTCACCCAGCAGCTCAATGCAGCTGCAGCTTGACACTACTGAGAGTGGTGCAGCTGAGAGAGGTAAGAAGCTTGCAACgttgacccctgtgccccagtaccttacttcatctttaaaaatttaaaaataggctacaatatgagtaagaaacaaaaaaggacctttaCCATTGATTGCTTCTATGGtaaaagggaaaaccaaaactcaaactcagatgagtttgtcaaaatgcctacaagtgaagattcaagtgggaagatgatcttatttcaagaccaaaaagccttctttgaaaaACTCAAAAAGGGTTTgtaaaaccaaatgagagaggtagaagaaaaatggaaagataaatgagagaaatgatacTTACTCTGGGGaggaaaaagcacaaaaattgactgaagaaaacaattccttaaaaaatacaattaaccaaatgggagaaaaaattggcaaaatggaaaagcagATGCAAAAAGTTACTGAGGAAAAtactgccttaaaaattaaaattgggcagatggaagccaatgactGGATGACACCCCAAGAATTTGTCAAGCAgaatgaaaagactgaaaaaaaagaagaaaatgtgaaatacctcattgaaaagataactgacctggaaaatagatctaggaaagataatttgagaattattagaatacctgaaagccaggatcataaaaagagtctagataccatattccaggaaattatcaaggagaacttccctgatatagaatcagaggataaaactgTCACTGAAATAATCTACCAATCCCCTCCTGAAAgataccccaaaaggaaaattccaaggaatattgtaaccaaattccagaattatcaggtgaaagagaaaatagtcaagcagccagaaaggaacaatttaaatatcatggagccatagtcaggattgcacaggacctgcaagcttcaacattaaaagatcacaaagcttggaatattctggaaggcaaatgatcttggattacaaccaataataaactacccagcaaaactgatcgttctctttcaggggaaaagatggatattcaatgaagtAGGGAACTTCCAAGGTTTCTTGAacaaaagaccagaactaaacagaaattttgatctccaaatacaagattcaagataAGTATAATGAGGTaaacatgggggtggggggaaaggttGTTCAATGGgattaaactgcttatatccctataagggaggataatatttttaacttttgggatctgtatctctatgaaactgactttgatgtgatgatataaagaaatttaaggggcagcataaaaggagactagggggtaaagaggaagggggaagtggaaaggggttaattacatcatataaagaggcacaaaaagaacccattaaaatagagggaaagaagggagggtgagcattgtttcaaccttagtTTCATCAGATTCGGTTTAGGGAGGGattaaaatacactcccatttttataaagaaacttagcttactctttaaggaagaaaaaagttaagggaaAAGGGTAGTATTGATAGAAGGTAGGGCAGAAGCATGGGAAAAAAGGAAGcgtggctgataaaagggaggatagattgaggcaggcagtggtcagaagcaaaacactggtcaggaggaatagggtaaaagaagggaaaaaagagtacaaaggggaaaagaggatggaggaaataaacagttaataatcttaactgtgaatgtgaatgggatgaactctcccataaaaaggaagaaattgtcAGAGTGGATTAagaatcagaatcctacaatattttgtttataaaaaacacatttgaagcagaagagatgcacacagagtaaaggtaaaaggttagagcagaatatattatgcttcaactgaagtcaaaaaagcaggggtagcaatccttatctcagacaaagcaaaagcaaaaataggtctaattaaaagagataaggaaagaaactacatctagttaaaaggtacaatagataatgaagtaatatcagtactaaacatgtatgcaccaagtggtaaagcattcaaattcttagagaagttaaatgagttacaagaggaaatagacagcaaaattatactagtgggggatatgAACCTTCCACTAatgacatgcagaaatatgtttaatgtgattatagatatataaactatatcagattgctttctgtcttggggaggagggagggaatggagggtgggagaaaaatatgtaactaaaaatcctatgaaaacaaatgttgaaaactatccatacacataattggaaaataCTAAAACacttttgtaaatatatataatgaatgaataaataaataaagagccaTATGCATTAAAcagtggaggagagaaaagaatgctTGGAAGTATTGATTTAGGAAAGGTAATAGAATTAATTAGGAAAGAGTAAGGGTATTGCCTTGTGGCAGAGAGGACTTAGTGGATATTAAAGGAACTAAATTTATAGTTGATCCATTTAACACAGCTGGATGCCTTTCTTCAGCATTGTTGTATATTTGAACATAATCCTCATCTATATATTTAAACACATTCTTTTTGATCCACTTAGACTTATAGCAGAAAGACAAgggtttattttttaagaaaaaaaaatcaaaatcatatgctATTAATAGTTGCagaaaatgtttgacaaaatactTGAATCatttatattagaaaaataaaaataatgggaaaaaagacAATTTTCTTAACAGGTTGACAAATAATTACATAAAATCAAGAGCTATCAGTGTTTGTAATAGATGTACATGAAGTTTTCCTAATATATAtaagcagagaaaagaaaggatattCACTGTCTCCACTATTATTTGATCAAGCTAGAAATGATGACTATAGCAATAAGtgaaagaaatgaatagaataaatgtatgtaaaacacaATTATTCCTATTTACAAGTGATACTATGTTTTACATAGAAAACTCTAATGAATTAGTGAAAAACTCAGATGAATACCAACTTCATAAAATagcaaaatacaaaagaaagtcaCAGAATAATCAACTTTGGGGACatatcactaagaaaaaaaacaaacctcaggAGATAGTAAAAGATAGATAAATCCTATTTAAGttagcaaaaaaaattatatatttgggGACTAATGTGCCAAGACAAACATAGTATTAAAATACAACTACAAAAGAATTGTcatagaaaataaaggaagaagaacaagaataagAACTAACATCTATACTACCAGGCATTGTGCCGAGCACTTTATTATTACCtcaactgatcctcacaataacccttggaggtagatgatgttattattctcattttacaaagaaggaaacctaGGCAGAGTCTAGGCAGAGCtataaaatgactttcccagttaTTTCCATCagtcaaagcaaaaacaaaaaattatttcaacaaGGATAAACAAGAATGTtaaaccatgatttaaaaaaaaaaaagggggtagctaggttgcgcagtggatagagtgccagccctggagtcaggagtacctgaattcagatccggcctcagacacttaaggcttactagctgtgtgaccctgggcaagtcacttaacttactaaaaacaaacaaacaaacaaaaaaaaaccaatatccACATTAAACTCATATGTCCTAAGTGGAATGACAtccaaattcaaaagaaaaaacattactAAATTGCAAACAAAAGGGATAATAACACAAAGCATTCTAACAAATTCCATTTTATGAAATATAGTACTAATGGATAAAAGAGAGACAGATATTAATGAACCAGTTATTGTCTTAGGCCAGAaatgaactgaagtcttcctgactccaggcacagcactctattcactgagccacatAGGAGGTACTAAGTAATTAAAGAGAAAGCCAATGTTGATGGCTCTGTCACATTGAAATAACAAAATGATATTAAGCAATTATAATACAGACAGTGAAAGACAGTGACATTAAAGGCAAGCTAAACTTGGGTTCCCTCTAAAaccaaccccaaaacaacaataaagtacAGTGGGGGGGGGCactagataaatgaaaaaaaatatacagtATGATAGGTTTCATAAAAtgagaacaacaaaaagacaaaataacaaaGGGTCATACTGCCAGTAATATGGCCCTATCTGATTCAGTTTGAAAAAGAGGCAACAAACATGCTATTTCGTCTTTGTGGCCTTCTAGTAATTTAAGTAccaagagacttttttttttttttctgtagggcaatgagggttaagtgactggcccaggatcacacagctagtaagtgtcaagtgtctgaggctggatttaaactcaggtcctcctgaattgagggccagtgctttatccactgtaccacttagctgcccctcaagaacCAAGAGACATTTTAACAAAAGAGCAATTCTGGTTGATGTTTGGGAAGAGGACTTTCatagccattttctttttttttttttaattttttttttttagtgaggcaattggggttaagtgacttgcccagggtcacacagctagtaagccttaagtgtctgagggtgtatttgaactcaggtactcctgactctagggccagtgctctatccgctgtgccacctagctgcccctcatagccATTTTCaatggagaaatgaaagaaatggacaAATAAGAAAAATTCTAATGTAAAGAAGAAATACTACGGTTTAAGAAAATACAAGGCTAAAACTActgcagaagagaaaaaacaaacacaaaataatgAGAACAAATTGGCTATAAGGACTCCCAGAATAGCTAGGAAGCAagctttagaaatgagaaaataaaggaaaaaataagtagTATTAATAGTTAAAAtatggtaaactgaggcacaaagttctcAGCACAATCAATTTATTAGTAGAGCATGGATTTACCAATTGATAGAATCTCAGCTTCCTTACCAAATCTAAGAACCAATATAAGAGGGACAGCTCTCTTTTATAAATTTGCAGCATACAGAACAGAACAAAGAAGAGGCCTTTGCAGGTAGGGAACAAGTTATGAATGGTTAAGAAAGCCTGACATCATGAATAGTTGAATCAGTAGGATTGGTTACAGAGTTGATACATAAGTTGATATTTGGGAATGAGGGGCTAGCAACAAcactttccttccctcctgcgACTAAGAAATGGTTATTGTTTGAGTTAATTTTCAAGGTCAGAAATAATGGACCAAACTTCTTTGGATAACAAACCAGTCATCTTTGAAGGCTAGCTTGATATTGTAAAGATACCATACCAGATTCCCAGGTGTCCACTCTCATCCCCCAAGGATAACAAATTGCCTTGAGGCGTGAGAATAAAACAGTGATAAGCACAACTGGATTCCTAAACTTAGCATTACAGACCagctgaatttctgaactaagttcagagagaAAAAACCATGACTTAagcagttacaggacaaaatcaattagCTGTAATtaggataaattaaaaatatatttcagtacTAACTTTAGAGGCCTTGAAGAAAAAAcatgaaggaaggagaatgaaaaaCTTAAACAGAAACTCAAAAACCCTTCTAAATTACTGGACAGTAAAAAACAGAATAAAGCTAacagaactaaaaagaaaatgatacaaaaagaaatataagaacaaATTGAAATATCTGAAAAAGTAAGAGAACAAAGGCTAAGAACAAAATTCTTTACTCAGCAAAAATAGTTACACCTGGGAAGGATATAAGAAGCCAGCTGTTTGAACTTTTGCATTTTACTGATTAGTAAACTGATGACCTAGAAGggcaaatgacttgaccaagaacTGGACCAAATAATTTGAGATACAGGGACATTTTGAACATGGGGcaatttttctattccttttactTTTGTCATAAATGATTACTTCTGAGTAaggtgaaacaaaaaaaaagaaaagataaggggGAAAGATAGGCAA from Dromiciops gliroides isolate mDroGli1 chromosome 6, mDroGli1.pri, whole genome shotgun sequence encodes the following:
- the LOC122732090 gene encoding LOW QUALITY PROTEIN: transmembrane protein 128-like (The sequence of the model RefSeq protein was modified relative to this genomic sequence to represent the inferred CDS: inserted 2 bases in 1 codon), giving the protein MEVRLKGPGPHQQLKQSGQTGVQVFIRTGLVLLEQEYKLRETYCDDTAVGRLSCPPVEEKVCWNDRPKAEAEESTAVQKKDKPLPRLNIHSAFWILASIVVTYYAEFFKTVKENIQTSGWLLVGISLLITSLAIVFYCILYLEWYCGIGEYDVRYPVLIPLTTATXILAGICFKIALWPVWTLFTPLILFTHFMGAIMLVSLLGL